From the Notolabrus celidotus isolate fNotCel1 chromosome 12, fNotCel1.pri, whole genome shotgun sequence genome, one window contains:
- the dhdds gene encoding dehydrodolichyl diphosphate synthase complex subunit DHDDS isoform X3 yields the protein MSWIREGELNLLEKISANILKAGPMPKHVAFIMDGNRRFARKKNMERQAGHMEGFNKLAETLRWCKNLNIQEVTVYAFSIENFKRTKDEVDGLMELAKQKFEKLLEERDNLEKHGVCIRVLGDLNMLPLDLQQIIAKAVTTTKSHNKCFLNVCFAYTSRYEITNAVREMAWGVEQGLIKASDVSEALLSECLYSNNSPNPDLLIRTSGEVRLSDFLLWQTSHSCLVFQSVLWPEYSFWNLCEAILQFQLNHKSIQKARDLHREHQAFQQLEADRACVAEHLQHHGNGKPADTQRRQEALLHYTACREERIQDFLEALKHKRDSFFNDLTSEAIVA from the exons GCTGGACCCATGCCCAAACATGTGGCCTTCATCATGGATGGAAACCGCCGCTTTGCACGTAAGAAAAACATGGAGCGTCAGGCAGGACACATGGAGGGCTTCAACAAGCTGGCAGAG ACATTACGTTGGTGTAAGAATCTGAACATCCAAGAGGTGACGGTGTACGCCTTCAGCATTGAGAACTTCAAACGTACGAAAGACGAGGTGGACGGACTGATGGAGCTGGCCAAGCAGAAATTTGAGAAGCTGTTGGAGGAGCG GGATAACCTGGAGAAGCATGGCGTGTGTATCCGGGTGCTGGGCGACTTGAACATGCTGCCACTTGACCTTCAGCAGATCATTGCCAAAGCTGTGACCACAACCAAATCCCATAACAA ATGTttcttaaatgtgtgtttcgccTACACGTCAAGATATGAAATTACGAATGCAGTCAGAGAAATGGCTTGGGGAGTGGAGCAGGGGCTGATCAAAGCAAG TGATGTTTCAGAGGCACTGCTAAGCGAGTGTTTGTACAGCAATAATTCTCCAAATCCTGACCTGCTCATCCGCACGTCAGGAGAGGTGCGCCTCAGCGACTTCCTTCTTTGGCAG ACCTCCCACTCCTGTCTGGTgttccagtctgttctgtggcCCGAGTACTCTTTCTGGAACCTGTGCGAGGCTATCCTCCAGTTTCAGTTAAATCACAAATCCATCCAG aaAGCCAGAGATCTCCATCGGGAGCATCAGGCCTTCCAGCAGCTGGAGGCAGACCGTGCCTGTGTAGCGGAGCACCTGCAGCATCATGGGAATGGAAAGCCTGCCGACACCCAAAGAAGACAAGAAGCACTGCTGCACTACACTGCCTGCAGGGAGGAACGAATTCAAGACTTCTTAGAAGCACTGAAGCACAAGAGAGACTCATTCTTTAATGACTTAACGAGTGAAGCCATCGTGGCTTAG